CCTTTTTTACAGCTTTCTTTTTGACCGCTTTTTTAGCAGTCTTTTTTGGAGCTGCTTTTTTGACGGTTTTTTTTGCAGCGCGTTTGGTTGGGGCTTTTTTAGCCTTTTTCGCGACTTTCTTTTTAGCGGTCTTTTTTGGCATAACGTTACGTTAGGTTGTTTCTTGGTGTAGTTGATTCGTTTGTCTCTCTTTTGTTTAGGTTCTGGATTTGATTTTCCTGGAACTGTTTTTCAATGTTGAGGTAAAACGAACAGCGTTTGTTTCGTTAGAGAGTTCTAGTGTTTTAAGTGGATAGTTAGTTATGTCACTTAATAGCTACAACTCTCTTATTGACACATACAATGCCCTAACGGATTGGGTAGGTCAAGAAAGGAGTTAAACTTTTATGAAGTTTTTTTTATGTAAGGTTTTGATTCAGAATGGATAGTTGGCAGTGAAGTGTGTTGGAATCGTCATTAATGAGTGCACCCTTCGTCGTGTGTGTGACCAGGAAGATTATTGTTAGTCTTTGCTGGGCGTTCTATTTTCGGGGCGATGGTTTGCAGGTTGTCCCAGAACTCACTTTTTGACGGGTGGCCGTTATAGAGGATCTTACCTTCGCTTGAGATAACGACCATGGTCGGGATGTCGGTGATACGAAGCAGGTTTGTCAGGGACCCTTGTTTGGGATCTTTGATCCAGGAACATCCGGCATTTTTTGCATCTTCCTTGCGGACAATCTCGGCATCCTTTAGGACGAAGTCATTGTAACCAACAAGAACAGAGATGACTGCGAGTTTGTTGTTGGTGCATTGCTGGGAAGTGTGGATGAATTCATCCATGTATTGGTGCACTTCCTGGCTCATGGGGGACCAAAAGTGAAGCACGGCTCCTTGTTTGTCTTTCATCAATTGGCCAAGGGTAATGGCTTTGCTTCCATCTTGAGGTTGGAGCTCAAGCTCTGGCTTGAGCGTGATTTTAGCCATGGCTTCCTTCATTCGAAGACGGTTGATATGAGGGGTGAATGCCTGGCCTTGTCGAGGGCTGAGCCAGAATGCTTCGGTGATGTGTTTTTTGAAGGATGCTTTGTCCTTTTGTTCGAGAGCCGCGAGTGCTTGGGCGTAATGAATAATGGCAAGCCAGTCTTCTTTGACCGCAAAAATTTCAGAGTTATCTGGATTGAATTGGTCTTTTTGTTTGAGTAGTTCAGGGACCAGTGCCGCCATGGCTT
This genomic stretch from Oceaniferula marina harbors:
- a CDS encoding TlpA family protein disulfide reductase, whose translation is MRTILTLLLSITLSQAQTSTSNEEPASDPKQAAIEKLFSAMTPDELPSALETARKAGVNQQVILEGHFLHLVDHDNFKAMAALVPELLKQKDQFNPDNSEIFAVKEDWLAIIHYAQALAALEQKDKASFKKHITEAFWLSPRQGQAFTPHINRLRMKEAMAKITLKPELELQPQDGSKAITLGQLMKDKQGAVLHFWSPMSQEVHQYMDEFIHTSQQCTNNKLAVISVLVGYNDFVLKDAEIVRKEDAKNAGCSWIKDPKQGSLTNLLRITDIPTMVVISSEGKILYNGHPSKSEFWDNLQTIAPKIERPAKTNNNLPGHTHDEGCTH